From one Sulfurimonas sp. genomic stretch:
- the lptB gene encoding LPS export ABC transporter ATP-binding protein — MHKLKAIDLKKRIKDLEIVKGMSLEVNSGEVVGLLGPNGAGKTTTFYMICGLVEASSGEVYFDDTDLSGKPLHERALRGIGYLPQEASIFKDLTVEDNLMVAAEVSIKDKKDREDRILELLDMFNIEPIRYRKGISLSGGERRRVEIARALVNKPKFLLLDEPFAGVDPIAVMDIQKVIHQLVSYDIGVLITDHNVRETLDVCDRAYVIKSGNLLASGTTEEIRANADVRTHYLGEDYKF; from the coding sequence ATGCATAAATTAAAAGCTATTGATTTAAAAAAGAGAATAAAAGATTTAGAGATAGTAAAGGGTATGAGCCTTGAAGTTAATAGTGGTGAAGTTGTAGGACTGCTTGGACCAAACGGTGCTGGTAAGACCACTACATTTTACATGATATGCGGGCTTGTAGAAGCAAGCAGTGGAGAAGTTTATTTTGATGATACAGATCTATCTGGAAAGCCTCTTCATGAAAGAGCCCTAAGGGGTATAGGGTATCTTCCTCAAGAAGCTTCGATTTTCAAAGACTTAACTGTAGAAGACAATCTTATGGTAGCTGCAGAAGTTAGTATAAAAGATAAAAAAGACAGAGAAGACAGAATATTAGAACTTCTTGATATGTTCAACATAGAACCTATTCGCTACCGTAAAGGTATTAGTTTAAGTGGTGGTGAGCGTCGTCGTGTGGAGATAGCACGTGCACTTGTAAACAAACCTAAGTTTTTACTTTTGGATGAACCTTTTGCAGGTGTTGACCCGATAGCTGTTATGGATATTCAAAAAGTTATTCATCAGCTTGTATCATACGATATAGGCGTACTTATAACCGATCATAATGTTCGTGAAACACTCGATGTATGTGACAGGGCCTATGTAATCAAATCAGGAAATCTTCTGGCAAGCGGTACAACTGAAGAGATCAGAGCCAATGCAGATGTTCGTACACACTATCTTGGTGAGGATTATAAGTTCTAG
- the tsaE gene encoding tRNA (adenosine(37)-N6)-threonylcarbamoyltransferase complex ATPase subunit type 1 TsaE, with translation MKKHILALDEIKKLSDDIVATFPSGIIILRGDLAAGKTTLTKNIVASLGLDDEVTSPTFSLQQCYSDKVFHYDIYNKGIEHFISMGMLEELEKDGLHIVEWGDDKLKEILVDSGFDVLEIYINKIDSDTREYLIREYK, from the coding sequence ATGAAAAAACATATTCTAGCTCTTGATGAAATTAAAAAACTCAGTGATGATATAGTTGCAACATTTCCTAGTGGAATTATAATTCTGCGCGGTGATTTGGCTGCAGGTAAAACTACTCTGACTAAAAATATAGTAGCATCACTTGGGTTAGATGACGAAGTGACATCACCTACCTTTTCTTTGCAGCAATGTTATTCAGATAAGGTTTTTCATTATGATATCTACAACAAAGGGATAGAACATTTTATATCTATGGGGATGTTGGAAGAGTTGGAAAAAGACGGACTTCATATAGTAGAATGGGGTGATGATAAATTAAAAGAGATTTTAGTTGATTCCGGTTTTGATGTTTTAGAAATATATATAAATAAAATAGATTCAGATACAAGAGAGTATTTAATAAGAGAGTATAAATAA
- the trpD gene encoding anthranilate phosphoribosyltransferase, which yields MNYEEAKIKFTSLFNHEMDDAQMKEFLEGMKLDKNTSVESIAAAAEVMRSHAYPLPISEELSNKSLDVVGTGGDKIGSFNISSTVSILASAAGCSVAKHGSRSVTSKSGSADMLEELGIRLDITPAQSAKLLEEVGFCFMFAQNHHPAMKFIMPVRKSIPNKTIFNILGPLTNPANVKKSLLGVFDKSFVPKMAEALKINGSTSALVVSSDEGMDEISLSSITHAAHLKNGIIREFEIDPEEYGIKKAPLEAIVGGDGKENAQILHNIFDSSATEAQRDIVLLNAAAALMVDGMASDIQEGLEIAKEVIAKGKAKAKLQQIIEISNKL from the coding sequence ATGAACTACGAAGAAGCAAAAATTAAATTTACATCACTATTTAATCATGAGATGGATGATGCACAGATGAAAGAGTTTCTAGAAGGTATGAAACTAGATAAAAATACATCTGTCGAGTCTATTGCAGCAGCGGCAGAAGTAATGCGTTCACATGCTTATCCACTTCCGATATCTGAGGAATTAAGCAACAAGTCTTTAGATGTGGTCGGTACAGGTGGGGATAAGATAGGTAGTTTTAATATATCTTCTACAGTTTCTATTTTAGCTTCAGCCGCGGGATGCTCTGTTGCAAAGCATGGAAGTCGCTCAGTTACATCCAAAAGTGGTAGTGCAGATATGCTTGAAGAGCTTGGAATTAGACTTGATATAACTCCGGCTCAGTCTGCAAAACTTTTAGAAGAAGTTGGTTTTTGTTTTATGTTTGCCCAAAACCACCATCCTGCTATGAAATTTATTATGCCTGTTAGAAAAAGCATACCAAATAAGACGATCTTTAATATTTTAGGACCTCTTACAAACCCAGCAAATGTCAAAAAATCATTACTTGGTGTATTTGATAAATCTTTTGTACCAAAAATGGCAGAAGCGCTTAAAATAAATGGTTCAACTAGTGCACTTGTTGTTAGTTCTGATGAGGGTATGGATGAGATAAGTTTATCTAGTATTACACATGCAGCACATCTTAAAAACGGAATCATTAGAGAGTTTGAAATAGATCCAGAAGAGTATGGAATCAAAAAAGCTCCACTTGAAGCCATAGTAGGTGGTGATGGTAAAGAGAATGCTCAGATATTACACAATATATTTGACTCATCTGCAACTGAAGCACAAAGGGATATAGTTCTTTTAAATGCGGCAGCTGCACTTATGGTTGATGGTATGGCAAGTGATATACAAGAAGGTTTAGAGATAGCTAAGGAAGTTATTGCTAAGGGCAAGGCTAAAGCTAAACTACAACAGATTATAGAGATATCAAATAAGTTATGA
- a CDS encoding RNA-binding S4 domain-containing protein: MRIDKFLNSVNITKRRSVAQDMLSNKVVEINNVVVKPSKNVEVGDTITIKYLNETKSYEVLQIPTTKSTPKSLQGEYIKEL, from the coding sequence ATGAGAATAGATAAGTTTTTAAATTCAGTAAATATTACAAAAAGACGTTCAGTTGCTCAGGATATGCTTAGCAACAAAGTTGTAGAAATTAATAATGTTGTTGTAAAGCCTAGCAAGAACGTAGAAGTCGGTGATACGATTACAATTAAGTATCTTAACGAGACAAAGAGTTATGAAGTGTTACAAATACCAACCACAAAATCAACACCCAAATCACTTCAGGGTGAGTATATCAAGGAACTTTAG
- a CDS encoding YgiQ family radical SAM protein: MSRRNKNTDNKRNTVAFTQKDFLPTTREEMDKLGWKQCDVILVSGDSYIDSPFIGIAVVGRMLERLGYKVGIIAQPDVKSDKDIKRLGEPRLYWGISGGSVDSMVSNYTATKKFRNSDDYTPGGKNNKRPDRAVSVYCNLVRRYFKNTAPLVLGGIEASLRRVTHYDYWQNKLKKPVLFDSKADILVYGMGEIAIEQLTRALDNGDDYKEIRGICYISKDPNYEYIQLPSHQECLDNKEKYIDLFDAFYDNNDPISANGLCQQVDNRYLIQNPPCDYLTEDEMDANSNLPYTRELHPYYAKDGKVKCLDTIKFSIMTHHGCWGECNFCAIGVHQGRTIRTRSEDNILNEAKEFNKYKDYKGIISDVGGPTANMYGYECNKKLKLGTCDHQRCVDADHLCKSMKVDHSRNIDLLKRIRGVEGVRKAFVASGVRYDLINADKKHGYSYLKEMVKHHISGQMKVAPEHTQQRVLELMGKPGKQELVEFKKLYDKLNKEEGKNQFLTYYLIAAHPGCKESDMHELKRFTQNELKMNPEQAQVFTPTPGTYSAVMYYTEMDHVTREKIFVEKDTKRKEKQKQIVIKKDTFTSGFSS; this comes from the coding sequence TTGAGTAGAAGAAATAAAAATACCGATAATAAAAGAAACACCGTAGCTTTTACTCAAAAAGATTTTCTTCCTACAACCAGGGAAGAAATGGACAAACTTGGCTGGAAACAATGTGATGTTATTTTAGTAAGCGGTGATTCTTATATTGACTCACCATTTATCGGTATAGCCGTTGTTGGAAGAATGTTAGAGAGATTAGGTTACAAAGTAGGGATCATTGCTCAGCCTGATGTAAAAAGCGATAAAGATATTAAACGTTTGGGTGAACCTAGATTATACTGGGGGATCAGTGGTGGAAGTGTTGATTCAATGGTTTCAAACTACACTGCTACAAAGAAGTTCAGAAACTCTGATGATTATACACCTGGTGGAAAAAACAATAAGCGTCCAGATCGCGCTGTAAGTGTTTATTGTAATCTTGTTCGCAGATATTTTAAAAATACTGCTCCTCTGGTACTTGGTGGTATAGAAGCATCTCTTAGACGTGTAACGCATTATGATTACTGGCAAAACAAACTAAAAAAACCTGTTCTTTTTGATTCTAAAGCAGATATATTGGTTTATGGAATGGGTGAGATAGCAATAGAGCAGTTGACCCGTGCACTAGATAATGGAGATGATTATAAAGAGATCAGAGGTATATGCTATATCTCCAAAGATCCAAATTACGAATATATTCAGCTTCCAAGTCATCAAGAGTGTTTAGATAATAAAGAAAAATATATAGATCTGTTTGATGCGTTTTATGACAATAATGATCCTATAAGTGCAAATGGACTATGTCAGCAGGTAGATAATCGTTATCTTATTCAAAATCCACCATGTGATTATCTGACTGAGGATGAGATGGATGCAAACTCTAATCTGCCATATACTAGAGAGTTACACCCATACTATGCAAAAGATGGAAAAGTTAAGTGTTTAGATACTATCAAGTTTTCAATAATGACACATCATGGATGTTGGGGTGAGTGTAATTTTTGTGCAATAGGTGTTCATCAAGGGCGTACTATCCGCACAAGAAGCGAAGATAATATTTTAAACGAAGCAAAAGAGTTTAACAAGTATAAAGATTACAAAGGGATCATCAGTGATGTCGGTGGGCCTACGGCTAATATGTATGGATATGAATGTAATAAAAAGCTAAAACTTGGTACTTGTGATCATCAGCGTTGTGTAGATGCAGATCATCTGTGTAAATCTATGAAAGTAGATCACTCTCGTAATATAGATCTTTTAAAACGTATACGCGGCGTTGAAGGTGTAAGAAAGGCTTTTGTAGCCAGCGGTGTAAGATATGATCTGATAAATGCGGATAAAAAACACGGCTATAGCTATTTAAAAGAGATGGTAAAACACCATATCTCCGGACAAATGAAAGTAGCACCTGAACATACACAACAACGTGTGCTAGAATTGATGGGAAAACCTGGCAAACAAGAACTTGTAGAATTTAAAAAATTATATGACAAGTTAAACAAAGAAGAGGGTAAAAATCAGTTTCTAACATATTACCTGATAGCTGCGCATCCTGGATGTAAAGAATCAGATATGCATGAGCTTAAAAGGTTTACGCAAAATGAACTGAAAATGAACCCTGAACAAGCTCAAGTATTTACTCCTACACCAGGAACATACTCTGCAGTGATGTACTACACCGAAATGGACCATGTCACAAGAGAGAAAATTTTTGTTGAAAAAGATACAAAAAGAAAAGAGAAACAAAAGCAGATAGTTATAAAAAAAGATACTTTTACAAGCGGTTTTTCTTCTTAA
- a CDS encoding AMP-binding protein, producing the protein MDYPYENIKDYTLVTMLERSASMYGKRDLVSFVGQERITYEKFYKKVLEISTLLKELGIKKGDKVLLLSENMPNWGIAYFSIVSFGAVVVPVLPDFHPSDVHHIIKHSDSKAVFVSSKHQQTIEDFEDKSIEFVINLESFEILHELSNESYIDKLKKKIQQTISDTQDKVFDDDIASIIYTSGTTGHSKGVMLSHKNITTNAMSSFCVFDIKEDDVLLSILPLAHVFECTVGMIIPILHGSSIQYLKKTPTPSVLIKAFETTKPTFMLSVPLVMEKIYKNKVLSKINSSTITKNLYKIPFFRKKLNKIAAKKLYQTFGGRLRLLGLGGAGLPEYIEQFLYDGDFPYVVGYGMSETAPLLCATPDKLVTKIKSTGPAMYGVEIDIRDKNPYSGEGEIYARGPSIMKGYYKDEQKTKEILEDDGWIHTGDLGYLDEDGYLFISGRSKNMILGPSGENIYPEQIEYIINQHELVIDSLMIQKDTKLIAKIHLDYEKIDELYNGASISSNEMLEKINELLEEMRNDVNSKISSFSRMVKFEEQREPFIKTPTKKIKRYLYIN; encoded by the coding sequence ATGGACTACCCGTATGAAAATATAAAAGATTATACACTTGTGACAATGCTAGAAAGATCAGCCTCTATGTATGGAAAAAGGGACCTTGTATCATTTGTAGGGCAAGAGAGAATTACGTATGAAAAGTTTTATAAAAAAGTTCTTGAGATATCTACACTTTTAAAAGAACTAGGAATCAAAAAAGGTGATAAAGTTTTACTTCTTAGTGAGAATATGCCAAACTGGGGTATTGCCTATTTTTCAATTGTTTCCTTTGGAGCGGTAGTTGTTCCTGTTCTGCCGGATTTTCATCCCTCAGATGTGCATCATATTATTAAGCATTCCGATTCAAAAGCTGTTTTTGTATCATCTAAACATCAGCAAACTATAGAAGATTTTGAAGATAAAAGTATAGAGTTTGTAATAAATTTGGAATCTTTTGAGATCCTTCATGAACTAAGTAATGAAAGCTATATAGATAAACTTAAGAAAAAAATACAACAAACTATTAGTGACACTCAAGATAAAGTTTTTGATGATGACATAGCATCTATAATTTATACCTCTGGAACCACAGGGCATTCAAAAGGCGTAATGCTTTCACATAAAAACATTACGACAAATGCAATGAGTTCATTTTGCGTATTTGACATAAAAGAAGATGATGTTTTATTATCTATATTACCGCTTGCACATGTTTTTGAATGTACTGTAGGGATGATTATTCCAATACTTCACGGTTCAAGTATCCAATACCTAAAGAAAACACCGACACCAAGTGTGTTAATAAAAGCGTTTGAAACTACAAAACCTACATTTATGTTAAGTGTACCGCTGGTTATGGAAAAAATTTATAAAAACAAAGTTTTATCTAAAATCAACTCATCAACCATAACAAAAAACCTGTATAAAATTCCATTTTTTAGAAAGAAGTTAAATAAAATTGCAGCTAAAAAGCTATATCAAACATTTGGCGGAAGATTAAGGTTATTAGGCCTCGGTGGTGCAGGTTTACCAGAATATATAGAGCAGTTTTTGTATGATGGTGATTTTCCTTATGTAGTAGGTTATGGCATGAGTGAGACTGCTCCGTTATTATGTGCAACTCCAGATAAGCTAGTTACAAAAATAAAGTCTACTGGGCCTGCCATGTATGGAGTAGAGATAGATATACGTGATAAAAATCCATATAGCGGTGAAGGCGAAATATATGCCAGAGGTCCAAGTATAATGAAGGGATATTATAAAGATGAGCAAAAAACCAAAGAGATATTAGAAGATGACGGATGGATACATACAGGTGATCTCGGTTACTTGGATGAAGACGGTTACCTTTTTATTAGCGGCAGAAGCAAAAATATGATACTTGGTCCAAGCGGTGAAAATATTTATCCTGAACAGATAGAGTATATTATAAATCAGCATGAACTTGTTATAGATTCACTAATGATTCAAAAAGATACAAAACTAATAGCAAAAATACATTTAGATTACGAAAAAATAGATGAACTATATAATGGTGCCAGTATCAGTAGTAATGAGATGCTTGAGAAGATAAATGAATTACTAGAAGAAATGCGCAATGATGTAAATTCAAAAATATCATCATTTTCGAGAATGGTTAAGTTTGAAGAGCAACGTGAGCCGTTTATAAAAACACCAACAAAAAAAATAAAAAGATATCTATATATAAATTAA
- a CDS encoding flagellar basal body-associated FliL family protein produces the protein MNEKFKNIIIFLTIFAFLAGLVYYAFVTSDFSNLKKVDTSMDFRMKEKIAKKRYYSTAVEIKENGIVDLGDFEINIGNGKKVIANISAKYDKPDGWGMAIGVDDEIKSKSTVIRHSVIEAIMNQHESDVRSYKVKEAIISNINRNLSNTTVEDVYFNRLIIAE, from the coding sequence ATGAATGAAAAATTCAAAAATATAATTATTTTTTTAACAATTTTTGCATTTTTAGCCGGACTTGTATATTACGCATTTGTTACATCAGATTTTTCTAATTTGAAAAAAGTTGACACAAGTATGGACTTTAGAATGAAAGAAAAAATAGCAAAAAAAAGATATTACTCTACAGCTGTAGAGATTAAAGAAAACGGAATTGTAGATTTAGGTGATTTTGAAATAAATATAGGAAACGGTAAGAAAGTAATTGCAAATATATCTGCAAAGTATGATAAACCAGATGGCTGGGGTATGGCTATAGGTGTAGATGATGAAATAAAATCAAAAAGCACTGTTATAAGACACTCTGTTATTGAAGCTATTATGAATCAACATGAAAGTGATGTCCGAAGTTACAAAGTTAAAGAAGCTATAATCAGCAATATTAATCGTAATCTATCAAATACAACCGTTGAGGATGTATACTTTAACAGACTAATTATTGCTGAATAA
- a CDS encoding manganese-dependent inorganic pyrophosphatase — protein MSTYIFGHTNPDSDSIVGAISLSYLKNQLGEDCIPTRQGKISAETDFILNKFDGQTPELKTSYAGESVYLVDFSDYAQAPEDIKEATILGIVDHHKLGDITTDTPLECWIRPIGCSNTVVYEMYRSFGVEIPKNIAGMMMCAILSDTVIFKSPTCTKADTKAVKELAEIAGVQDYKALGMEMFLVKSAVDGASARDLNTRDFKAFEMNGAKVGVNQLEVVDLSVFDDKKDMIFEDMAKMKEEEGLHTMLVLLTDIMKEGSQLLCLSDDVSKVESAFKCKLEDNQVWLDGVLSRKKQVIPFLQPQF, from the coding sequence ATGTCAACATATATTTTCGGTCATACAAATCCTGATAGTGATTCTATTGTAGGTGCTATCTCTCTTTCATATTTAAAAAATCAACTTGGTGAAGATTGTATCCCAACACGTCAAGGAAAAATTTCTGCCGAGACGGACTTTATATTAAACAAATTTGATGGACAAACACCTGAATTAAAAACTTCTTATGCAGGTGAGTCTGTTTATTTAGTAGATTTTTCTGACTATGCTCAAGCTCCTGAAGATATTAAAGAAGCTACAATACTTGGTATAGTGGATCATCACAAACTAGGTGATATCACAACAGATACTCCACTAGAGTGCTGGATCAGACCAATTGGATGTTCAAATACTGTAGTATATGAGATGTACAGATCTTTCGGTGTTGAAATTCCTAAAAATATCGCTGGTATGATGATGTGTGCAATACTTAGTGATACTGTAATTTTTAAATCTCCAACTTGTACAAAAGCAGATACAAAAGCTGTAAAAGAGTTAGCAGAAATTGCAGGTGTTCAAGATTATAAAGCACTTGGTATGGAGATGTTTTTAGTAAAATCTGCAGTTGATGGTGCAAGTGCAAGAGACCTAAATACAAGAGACTTTAAAGCATTTGAAATGAATGGTGCAAAAGTTGGTGTAAATCAGCTTGAAGTTGTTGATCTAAGTGTATTTGATGACAAAAAAGATATGATCTTTGAAGATATGGCTAAGATGAAAGAGGAAGAGGGACTTCATACAATGCTTGTTCTTTTAACTGATATCATGAAAGAAGGAAGCCAGCTTCTATGTCTTAGTGATGATGTAAGTAAAGTGGAGAGTGCATTTAAATGCAAACTTGAAGATAACCAAGTATGGCTTGATGGTGTATTAAGCCGTAAGAAACAAGTTATTCCTTTCTTACAGCCACAATTTTAA
- the uvrA gene encoding excinuclease ABC subunit UvrA — translation MKKDVIKITGARENNLKNINLTIPKNELIVMTGLSGSGKSTLAFDTLYAEGQRRYMESLSSYARQFLDRVGKPDVDKIDGLTPAIAIDQKTTSKNPRSTVGTITEIYDYFRLLFARVGVQHCHKCGKEISQMSASDIINEVAKLPEGAKLVLLAPLVREKKGSYADLLESLVHKGYVRAQIDGVMVRLDEEIELSKTKKHTIKVVIDRVVVKPENKERIASAVEKALKQSYGELEIDIMNAKELDLKDEHIHYSEHNACFDCKISFDPLEPLSFSFNSPKGACSECDGLGLRYALDQDKIIDGDLSIEKGAVKIVYGFNKGYYFTFLKGFCEANEIDITVPYRELPTHQQKAILHGSIDEVEFLWKKHTVKRIFPGIIRIAYDMFKDEKDLADYMSEKVCNVCGSHRLKQESLAVKVGEMGIANLLDMPISTTYEWFEDKANFKHFDPQQEMISAPILNEIRERLFFLHDVGLGYITLGRDARTISGGEAQRIRIASQIGSGLTGVMYVLDEPSIGLHERDTLKLIRTLRSLQEKGNTVIVVEHDKETIEHADYIVDIGEGAGKFGGNVVFSGTLDKLKKAKTTTADYLFGRKKIEYFHRRKQNNWIEIKNVTLNNINNLSAKIPLENFVCITGVSGSGKSSLMLQTLLPTARELLNHARKVNKVAGVEITGLENVDKVIYLDQSPIGRTPRSNPATYTGVMDEIRNLFAQTKESQIRGYTSSRFSFNVKGGRCEKCQGEGENKIEMHFLPDIMVKCDACHGQRYNLQTLEVLYKGKTISDVLNMSVEEAYEFFKTIPKIKQKMKTLVDVGLGYITLGQNAVTLSGGEAQRIKLSKELSRKDTGKTLYILDEPTTGLHFADVDRLTKVLHHFVELGNSVLIIEHNLDMIKNADYIIDMGPEGGSGGGLVIAEGTPEELANSYKQTGSYTGEYLEKELALHK, via the coding sequence ATGAAAAAAGATGTTATAAAAATTACAGGTGCAAGAGAAAATAATTTAAAAAATATAAATTTAACTATACCGAAAAACGAACTCATCGTTATGACAGGTTTAAGTGGTAGCGGTAAATCGACACTAGCCTTTGATACACTTTATGCAGAGGGTCAAAGACGGTATATGGAATCACTATCATCATATGCAAGACAGTTCTTAGACAGAGTTGGAAAACCTGATGTTGATAAGATTGACGGTTTAACTCCCGCCATAGCAATCGATCAAAAAACAACTTCAAAAAATCCACGTTCAACTGTTGGGACAATAACAGAGATATATGACTATTTTAGACTTCTTTTTGCACGTGTCGGTGTACAGCATTGTCATAAGTGTGGCAAAGAGATTTCACAAATGAGTGCATCTGACATTATAAACGAGGTTGCAAAACTGCCAGAGGGTGCAAAGCTTGTTCTTTTAGCCCCGCTAGTAAGAGAGAAAAAAGGTTCATACGCTGATCTATTAGAATCACTTGTACATAAAGGTTATGTACGTGCACAGATCGATGGTGTAATGGTTAGACTTGATGAAGAGATTGAGCTATCTAAAACCAAAAAACATACTATTAAAGTTGTAATAGACAGGGTAGTTGTAAAGCCTGAAAATAAAGAGCGTATCGCATCTGCTGTTGAGAAAGCACTTAAGCAGAGTTACGGTGAGCTTGAGATCGATATTATGAATGCGAAAGAGCTTGATTTAAAAGATGAACATATACACTACTCTGAACACAATGCCTGTTTTGACTGTAAAATAAGTTTTGATCCTCTAGAACCACTTTCATTTTCATTTAACTCACCAAAAGGTGCATGTAGCGAGTGTGATGGTCTTGGACTTCGTTATGCACTCGATCAAGATAAAATTATAGACGGTGATCTTAGCATAGAAAAAGGTGCTGTAAAGATAGTATATGGTTTTAATAAGGGTTACTACTTTACATTCTTAAAAGGCTTCTGTGAAGCTAATGAGATAGACATTACGGTACCATACAGAGAACTGCCTACACATCAACAAAAAGCTATACTTCACGGTAGTATAGATGAAGTTGAATTTTTATGGAAAAAGCATACTGTAAAAAGAATTTTTCCTGGAATTATCCGAATAGCATACGATATGTTCAAAGATGAGAAAGACTTAGCAGACTATATGAGTGAAAAAGTTTGTAACGTGTGTGGTTCTCATAGACTTAAACAGGAATCTTTAGCTGTTAAAGTAGGTGAAATGGGTATAGCAAACTTACTTGACATGCCGATATCTACAACTTATGAATGGTTTGAGGATAAGGCTAATTTTAAACATTTTGATCCACAACAGGAGATGATCTCGGCTCCTATTTTAAATGAGATCAGAGAGAGGTTGTTTTTCTTGCATGATGTAGGGCTTGGTTATATAACTCTTGGTCGTGATGCAAGAACGATCAGCGGTGGTGAAGCACAAAGAATCAGGATTGCATCTCAAATAGGTTCAGGTTTAACGGGAGTTATGTATGTGCTTGATGAACCTAGTATCGGTTTACATGAACGCGATACTCTAAAGCTTATTCGCACACTTAGAAGTCTCCAGGAAAAGGGAAATACAGTTATAGTTGTTGAGCATGACAAGGAGACGATTGAGCATGCAGATTATATTGTAGATATTGGTGAGGGTGCCGGTAAATTTGGTGGTAATGTTGTCTTTAGCGGTACACTAGATAAACTAAAAAAAGCAAAAACAACTACGGCGGATTATCTTTTTGGTCGTAAAAAGATAGAGTATTTTCATAGACGTAAGCAAAACAACTGGATAGAGATCAAAAATGTAACTCTAAACAATATAAATAACCTTAGTGCGAAGATACCACTAGAGAATTTTGTATGTATTACAGGTGTTAGCGGAAGTGGTAAAAGCTCACTTATGCTTCAGACTCTTCTTCCTACTGCACGTGAACTGTTGAATCATGCTAGAAAAGTAAATAAAGTAGCTGGTGTAGAGATAACAGGACTTGAAAATGTAGATAAGGTGATCTACCTTGATCAAAGCCCGATAGGTCGAACACCAAGAAGTAATCCTGCTACATATACAGGTGTAATGGATGAGATCAGAAACCTTTTTGCTCAGACAAAAGAATCTCAGATCAGAGGTTACACTTCATCTAGATTTTCTTTTAACGTAAAAGGCGGTAGATGTGAGAAATGTCAGGGTGAGGGTGAAAACAAGATAGAGATGCACTTTTTACCGGATATTATGGTTAAGTGTGATGCTTGTCATGGTCAGCGTTATAACTTACAAACATTAGAAGTTTTATACAAAGGTAAGACTATTAGTGATGTTTTAAATATGAGCGTTGAAGAGGCTTATGAGTTTTTCAAAACAATACCAAAGATAAAACAGAAGATGAAAACACTTGTAGATGTAGGTCTTGGTTATATCACTCTTGGTCAAAATGCGGTAACACTATCTGGTGGTGAAGCTCAACGTATTAAATTAAGTAAAGAACTAAGCCGTAAAGATACAGGAAAAACTCTTTATATTTTAGATGAACCAACAACTGGTCTACACTTTGCAGATGTTGATAGACTTACAAAAGTATTACACCATTTTGTGGAGCTTGGAAACTCCGTGCTTATAATAGAACATAACCTAGATATGATTAAAAATGCAGATTATATTATAGATATGGGACCAGAAGGGGGAAGCGGTGGCGGACTTGTCATTGCAGAAGGGACACCTGAAGAGCTTGCAAACAGTTATAAACAAACAGGCTCTTATACCGGAGAGTATTTAGAAAAAGAGTTGGCACTGCATAAATAA